The following proteins are co-located in the Clavibacter capsici genome:
- the tal gene encoding transaldolase, protein MTDTTSPTAQLSAAGVSIWLDDLSRERIDAKGIEKVIAERDVVGITTNPTIFASALAKGEAYDAQVRELAADGADVDRAVFEITTRDVGEAARIFRPVYDRTAGFDGRVSIEVSPDFANDTQATIDEAHKLWDKIAEPNVMIKIPATREGLEAITEVIGAGISVNVTLIFSLERYREVINAYLTGLEKAKAAGIDLSTIHSVASFFVSRVDTEIDKRLDALGTDEATALKSKAGVANAQLAYQAFEQTFASERAQGLLGAGANKQRPLWASTGVKSPDLPDTLYVTQLVAADVVNTMPEKTLDATFDHGVIEGDTITGSYDAANDVLNRVDALGISYKEVTELLETEGVEKFKVSWSELIETVTNALDGAK, encoded by the coding sequence ATGACCGACACCACTTCCCCCACCGCGCAGCTCTCCGCCGCGGGCGTCAGCATCTGGCTCGACGACCTGTCCCGCGAGCGCATCGATGCCAAGGGCATCGAGAAGGTGATCGCCGAGCGCGACGTCGTCGGCATCACGACGAACCCCACCATCTTCGCGTCGGCCCTCGCCAAGGGCGAGGCGTACGACGCCCAGGTCCGCGAGCTCGCGGCCGACGGCGCCGACGTCGACCGCGCGGTCTTCGAGATCACCACCCGCGACGTCGGCGAGGCCGCGCGCATCTTCCGCCCCGTCTACGACCGCACCGCCGGCTTCGACGGCCGCGTCTCCATCGAGGTCTCCCCCGACTTCGCCAACGACACCCAGGCGACCATCGACGAGGCCCACAAGCTGTGGGACAAGATCGCCGAGCCCAACGTCATGATCAAGATCCCCGCGACCCGCGAGGGCCTCGAGGCGATCACCGAGGTCATCGGCGCCGGCATCAGCGTCAACGTCACCCTGATCTTCAGCCTCGAGCGCTACCGCGAGGTCATCAACGCGTACCTCACCGGCCTCGAGAAGGCCAAGGCAGCGGGCATCGACCTGTCGACCATCCACTCGGTCGCCTCCTTCTTCGTGTCGCGCGTCGACACCGAGATCGACAAGCGCCTCGACGCGCTCGGCACGGACGAGGCCACCGCGCTCAAGAGCAAGGCCGGCGTCGCCAACGCGCAGCTCGCCTACCAGGCGTTCGAGCAGACCTTCGCGTCCGAGCGGGCCCAGGGCCTCCTCGGCGCCGGCGCCAACAAGCAGCGCCCCCTCTGGGCCTCGACGGGCGTCAAGAGCCCCGACCTGCCCGACACGCTCTACGTCACGCAGCTCGTCGCCGCGGACGTGGTCAACACGATGCCGGAGAAGACGCTCGACGCGACCTTCGACCACGGCGTCATCGAGGGCGACACCATCACCGGGTCCTACGACGCCGCGAACGACGTCCTCAACCGCGTCGACGCGCTCGGCATCTCCTACAAGGAGGTCACCGAGCTCCTCGAGACCGAGGGCGTCGAGAAGTTCAAGGTGTCGTGGAGCGAGCTCATCGAGACCGTGACGAACGCCCTGGACGGCGCCAAGTGA